In Spirobacillus cienkowskii, a genomic segment contains:
- the tkt gene encoding transketolase: MLSNFVSKHKKELENIALAVRLLSMDAVLKAKSGHIGLPLGGAEMGTLLYFAVMRHDPQNPQWLNRDRFVLSAGHGSMLQYSLLHLSGYKLPIEEIIQFRQIGSLTPGHPEFGHTPGIECTTGPLGQGISHAVGMALAERMLAARFNSQHHQLIEHNTFVIAGDGCLMEGVSSEASSFAGHLKLNKLITLYDANNITIDGTIDISFSENVAQRYEAYGWNVLYANGNNFDSLSQAMETALTNANRPQGETGPTLIICKTIPGKGSPKWEGKPKIHGNPMSEDDVKEAKQHLGISNLEPFFVPDYCLVSAKKMMELRSEHVLDWKKSFEKIMQQWEIETPEKLKLWNLHFYSNKAINSKINDDTWQSALAKMATRVASGKALCALAATDPTLVGGSADLAGSNATTLPNTSFITATDFSGRNIHFGVREHGMAAICNGITLHGGLRAYCATMVVFSDYMRPAIRLAALMQIPTLFILTHDSYAVGEDGPTHQPIEHAASLRAIPNLNVIRPADAIETFAAWEFAVSSTSQPTALLLTRQDLNNLDELIDSPRTLRTINEGLVNGGYIVKDFNNTAHAQKIILVASGSEVGLALQTASLLEKQPNEKPISIRVISAPIPQRLPENPIWLNKFLPKEIPVIAIEAGSHMGWGEIVGRDGKIFGLKNFGESAPAQKLAQHFGFTPEKMSENILNFLQIR; the protein is encoded by the coding sequence ATGTTGTCAAATTTTGTTTCAAAACATAAAAAAGAGTTAGAAAATATTGCGCTTGCAGTAAGGCTACTGAGCATGGATGCCGTTTTGAAAGCGAAATCTGGTCATATTGGCTTACCACTTGGGGGTGCTGAAATGGGCACCCTTCTTTATTTTGCAGTGATGCGCCATGATCCTCAGAACCCTCAATGGCTCAATCGCGATCGATTTGTGTTGTCTGCAGGCCACGGAAGCATGCTCCAATATTCTTTATTGCATCTTTCAGGGTATAAACTTCCTATAGAAGAAATTATTCAATTTCGCCAAATAGGCAGCCTTACCCCAGGGCATCCCGAATTTGGGCATACACCAGGTATCGAATGCACCACAGGCCCCTTAGGCCAAGGCATTTCTCATGCAGTGGGTATGGCGCTTGCTGAAAGAATGCTCGCAGCCCGCTTTAATAGTCAACATCATCAACTGATTGAGCATAATACTTTTGTCATTGCAGGCGATGGATGCTTGATGGAGGGTGTGAGCAGCGAAGCATCAAGCTTTGCTGGGCATTTAAAACTCAATAAACTGATTACCCTTTATGATGCGAATAACATTACTATTGATGGAACAATTGACATCTCATTTTCTGAAAATGTTGCACAACGCTATGAAGCTTACGGCTGGAATGTTCTCTATGCAAATGGCAACAACTTTGACTCCCTCTCTCAAGCAATGGAAACGGCTTTAACAAACGCTAATCGTCCTCAAGGTGAAACAGGACCAACGCTTATTATTTGCAAAACAATACCTGGCAAAGGCTCTCCAAAGTGGGAAGGGAAACCAAAAATTCACGGCAATCCCATGAGTGAAGACGATGTCAAAGAAGCAAAACAACATTTAGGAATTTCAAATTTAGAACCTTTTTTTGTTCCTGATTACTGCCTCGTTTCTGCAAAAAAAATGATGGAACTTCGCTCAGAACATGTTTTAGATTGGAAAAAATCGTTTGAAAAAATTATGCAACAATGGGAAATAGAAACCCCTGAAAAACTAAAACTTTGGAACTTGCATTTTTATTCGAATAAAGCAATAAACAGCAAAATTAATGATGATACTTGGCAATCAGCGCTCGCTAAAATGGCAACCCGTGTTGCAAGTGGCAAAGCTCTGTGTGCGTTAGCAGCCACAGATCCAACATTAGTGGGAGGATCTGCAGATCTTGCAGGTAGCAATGCAACAACTTTACCCAATACTTCGTTTATAACGGCAACAGATTTTTCTGGCAGAAATATTCATTTTGGTGTGCGTGAGCATGGCATGGCAGCCATTTGCAACGGCATTACCTTGCATGGAGGACTGCGTGCATACTGTGCTACAATGGTCGTTTTTTCTGATTACATGCGCCCAGCAATCCGTTTAGCAGCTTTAATGCAAATCCCAACTTTATTTATATTAACTCACGATAGCTATGCAGTTGGAGAAGATGGCCCTACCCATCAACCTATCGAACACGCAGCATCACTGAGAGCAATCCCTAACCTAAACGTTATTCGACCAGCTGATGCCATAGAAACATTTGCTGCATGGGAATTTGCGGTTTCAAGCACGTCACAACCAACTGCACTTTTATTAACACGTCAAGACCTCAATAATTTAGACGAATTGATTGATTCGCCACGTACATTAAGAACAATCAATGAAGGACTCGTAAACGGTGGATACATCGTTAAAGATTTCAATAACACAGCTCACGCACAAAAAATCATTCTTGTTGCTTCGGGAAGCGAAGTCGGACTCGCTCTCCAAACAGCATCACTGTTAGAAAAGCAACCAAATGAAAAACCTATTTCTATTCGCGTGATCAGTGCGCCAATTCCGCAAAGACTGCCTGAAAATCCAATTTGGTTAAACAAATTTCTGCCAAAAGAGATTCCAGTCATTGCAATTGAAGCAGGCTCTCACATGGGATGGGGAGAAATTGTTGGCAGGGATGGAAAGATTTTTGGTTTAAAGAATTTTGGAGAATCGGCACCCGCCCAGAAATTGGCACAACATTTTGGTTTTACGCCCGAAAAAATGTCAGAAAATATTTTAAATTTTTTACAAATCAGGTAG
- a CDS encoding energy transducer TonB produces the protein MEYFFEFNKKTKLENIAFFLLISFFLHSCIYFAVVFMHVPEPETISISLTNNNLQIVNNKPQSKPKQQKPNTPKVQKQIAVDQKKPLPQPVTSNPQPNPTEQTTQNDQNEAYANETVADKSAACTLPEINLTDDATQAGVTSGIVTIDVSIDGDGKVTKAKLVRGTGYNVDSVALKVALTLKCKPAIKEKSSLAVIKRINWKIIP, from the coding sequence GTGGAATATTTTTTTGAATTTAACAAAAAAACAAAACTAGAAAATATTGCATTTTTTCTATTGATTAGTTTTTTTTTACATTCATGTATTTATTTTGCAGTGGTTTTTATGCATGTCCCTGAACCCGAAACAATTTCTATTTCTCTTACAAATAATAACTTACAAATTGTTAACAATAAGCCACAGTCAAAACCAAAACAACAAAAACCCAATACTCCAAAAGTTCAAAAACAAATTGCTGTAGATCAAAAAAAACCACTACCGCAACCTGTTACAAGCAACCCACAACCCAATCCAACAGAGCAAACAACACAAAACGATCAGAATGAAGCCTACGCGAACGAAACTGTTGCCGATAAGTCGGCGGCATGCACATTACCAGAAATCAATTTAACCGATGATGCCACTCAAGCAGGAGTGACAAGTGGTATTGTTACGATTGATGTGTCTATTGATGGAGATGGCAAGGTCACAAAAGCAAAGTTGGTGCGAGGAACAGGTTATAATGTTGATAGTGTCGCATTAAAAGTAGCATTAACCTTAAAATGCAAACCTGCAATAAAAGAAAAATCCAGTTTAGCTGTGATTAAAAGAATCAATTGGAAGATAATCCCTTAA
- a CDS encoding phosphatase PAP2 family protein, which translates to MKEKLYNSLEKINKTNANIIYAFLLFCIFTFKILYYNQQNFDFWIETIGTILQLALPFYVVVPLLWKKDFLGTKQMLKFLIAVLIIIWSLKLGLSDLLGFNTTRPRGGDMSFPSGHTAGAFLGGVFLSIRYGWKYALVVLPLAFYVAFSRIFSKAHWPADVVASIVICTILGLMIVRPFKK; encoded by the coding sequence ATGAAAGAAAAATTATACAATTCATTAGAAAAAATTAACAAGACAAATGCTAATATAATATATGCATTCCTATTATTTTGTATTTTTACATTTAAAATTTTATATTACAATCAACAAAATTTTGATTTCTGGATTGAAACTATTGGAACAATATTACAACTTGCACTGCCTTTTTATGTGGTTGTTCCTTTATTATGGAAAAAAGATTTTCTTGGCACGAAACAAATGCTAAAATTTTTAATTGCTGTATTAATTATCATATGGTCACTCAAACTTGGTTTGAGTGACTTACTTGGCTTTAATACAACACGTCCACGAGGAGGAGACATGAGCTTTCCAAGTGGGCATACAGCAGGTGCATTCTTGGGAGGCGTGTTTTTAAGCATTCGGTATGGCTGGAAATATGCTTTAGTGGTATTGCCTTTGGCTTTTTACGTTGCTTTTTCAAGAATTTTTTCAAAAGCTCATTGGCCGGCTGATGTTGTTGCATCAATTGTAATTTGCACAATCTTAGGTTTAATGATTGTAAGACCATTCAAAAAATAG
- a CDS encoding tryptophan 2,3-dioxygenase family protein, which translates to MTELNHELIRSIETQGNSDYEIYLQTKQLLSLQTSHEQLCNPDELQFQIVHQSEELMFKLLNHTLLEIHKNLLEQNVNKILSLFQRAHLAQSNILSIIELLHTMSPKAYQEIRLKLGNGSGQDSPGFNSFLKIAPILWKTFKKIYLENSDEKIEKIYNSNFNHCDTYLIAEAFLELDDKYNKFLYFHIKLIGRSIGLNAYSLKGNIVSALNNRISRSLFPELLEIQSQMTALWGNTYGVKRNSITPEQKVDAVL; encoded by the coding sequence ATGACAGAGTTAAATCATGAGTTAATTAGAAGCATTGAAACACAGGGAAATAGTGATTACGAAATATATTTACAAACCAAACAACTTCTCTCACTACAAACATCACATGAACAACTTTGCAATCCTGATGAATTACAATTTCAAATAGTACATCAAAGCGAAGAGTTGATGTTTAAATTATTAAATCATACTTTACTTGAAATTCATAAAAATCTTCTCGAACAAAACGTAAATAAAATATTATCTCTTTTTCAGCGTGCTCATTTAGCTCAATCTAATATATTATCAATTATAGAACTCCTTCACACCATGTCGCCTAAAGCTTACCAAGAAATCAGATTAAAGTTGGGTAATGGTAGTGGACAAGATTCACCAGGTTTTAATAGTTTCTTAAAAATTGCACCAATTTTATGGAAAACTTTTAAAAAAATTTATTTAGAAAATTCTGATGAAAAAATTGAAAAAATTTACAATTCAAACTTCAATCACTGTGATACTTACTTAATTGCTGAAGCTTTTTTAGAACTTGACGACAAATACAACAAATTTCTTTATTTTCATATAAAACTTATTGGAAGAAGCATTGGCTTAAATGCATACTCTTTAAAGGGTAACATTGTTTCGGCATTAAATAACAGAATTTCTCGCTCTCTTTTTCCAGAACTTCTTGAAATTCAATCTCAAATGACGGCTCTATGGGGCAATACATATGGTGTCAAAAGAAACAGTATTACGCCAGAGCAAAAAGTAGATGCTGTTTTATAA
- a CDS encoding tRNA dihydrouridine synthase, with product MNFFNQPIQIGDLVVKNRVFLAPLAGVSDIPFRRICQEMGAGLTYVEMLSATAIAYQNKRTFEMMARHAQESVLGVQVTGPCSEQVASAIRYLDKQGFDTIDINMGCPVKKVVNAGCGSGFLKDPQRITETIKQSRAATNRPLSVKYRIGYTRDAISVSDTTERALLENVDMFTVHGRTRSEGYETPCDHKNIAKAIEVGKRFSSKVVKVGNGDLFSYSSAYLMQHNTQCDAVMVSRGALGNPWIFQEILNNKPVAPSFAEWLDLVMRHISYQQEHYGNNKLAAILARKHLLWYTKGFPASKAVRETLNRVESLDAAREILKNYAANIANSTLRSFSNGSEAVQSSYDPKYEMDRVLDRGVGAEDLIVN from the coding sequence GTGAATTTTTTTAATCAGCCTATACAAATTGGTGATTTAGTTGTTAAAAATCGTGTCTTTCTGGCTCCTCTTGCAGGAGTTTCTGACATTCCTTTTAGAAGAATTTGTCAAGAAATGGGTGCTGGATTGACTTATGTAGAAATGTTATCTGCTACGGCAATTGCATATCAAAATAAAAGAACTTTTGAAATGATGGCGCGCCATGCACAAGAATCTGTGCTTGGGGTTCAGGTGACAGGTCCTTGTTCCGAACAAGTGGCCTCCGCCATTCGCTATCTTGATAAGCAAGGATTTGATACCATTGATATTAATATGGGTTGTCCTGTTAAAAAAGTCGTCAATGCAGGGTGCGGCAGTGGTTTTCTCAAAGACCCGCAACGCATCACTGAAACAATCAAACAATCACGGGCAGCAACAAATCGCCCTCTTTCTGTAAAATATCGCATTGGCTATACTCGGGATGCTATTTCTGTTTCAGACACCACAGAGCGAGCGTTGCTTGAAAATGTTGATATGTTTACTGTGCATGGCAGAACGCGTTCTGAAGGCTATGAAACTCCGTGTGATCATAAAAATATTGCAAAAGCCATTGAAGTGGGCAAGCGATTTTCATCAAAAGTTGTTAAAGTGGGCAATGGAGATCTTTTTTCTTATTCCTCTGCATATTTGATGCAACACAATACACAATGCGATGCTGTGATGGTCAGCCGCGGTGCATTAGGAAACCCTTGGATATTTCAAGAAATATTAAACAATAAACCTGTTGCCCCAAGTTTCGCAGAATGGTTAGATTTGGTGATGCGACATATTTCGTATCAACAAGAGCATTATGGCAATAATAAGCTTGCTGCAATTTTAGCGCGTAAACATTTGCTTTGGTACACAAAAGGTTTTCCAGCAAGTAAAGCAGTTCGTGAAACATTAAATCGTGTAGAAAGTTTAGACGCCGCTCGCGAAATTTTAAAAAACTACGCAGCAAATATTGCAAATAGTACTCTAAGAAGTTTTTCAAATGGTTCGGAAGCAGTGCAAAGTTCTTATGATCCAAAATATGAAATGGATCGCGTTTTGGATCGTGGTGTGGGAGCAGAAGACTTGATTGTCAATTAA
- the rlmN gene encoding 23S rRNA (adenine(2503)-C(2))-methyltransferase RlmN — MIPFYGQKRVALVELLSSFFGKAKAQLRADTIFRNIYKHKKSQVDHFIELSQDVKNWFDAQFSLDLPLEIAEYQCSSHDGSVKFVMRLKRDGKLIESVLIPERGRLTQCLSTQVGCEQGCRFCQTGRMGLQRSLTSDEIVAQVLLAERWRSENFVNDLSSYPRVTNIVYMGMGEPLDNIDNVLESTTIFCDPLALNFSPNKVTISTVGLLPQLQKVLNYSKVALALSLHSPFDEERSKIMPVNLKSPITEVISVLKDFSQKFPKRKFMIQYTLLRGINDTTAHAQALIALLTGISVKINLIPLNEHTGASFRRPDLGRVYAFQTELKKAGMVATVRLSKGRDIQAACGQLIKDKMAKE; from the coding sequence ATGATTCCATTTTACGGTCAAAAAAGAGTTGCACTTGTTGAACTCCTCTCAAGTTTCTTTGGAAAAGCAAAGGCGCAGTTGCGCGCCGATACTATATTTCGCAATATTTATAAGCATAAAAAAAGTCAAGTTGATCATTTTATTGAGCTGAGTCAGGATGTTAAGAACTGGTTTGACGCACAGTTTTCTCTCGATTTGCCTTTAGAAATTGCCGAATATCAATGCAGTTCGCATGATGGTTCTGTTAAGTTTGTGATGCGCCTTAAACGTGATGGCAAGTTGATTGAAAGTGTTTTAATTCCAGAAAGAGGCAGACTGACCCAATGTCTTTCAACGCAAGTCGGTTGCGAGCAAGGTTGTCGTTTTTGTCAGACTGGTCGTATGGGGTTACAAAGGAGTTTGACTTCTGATGAGATTGTTGCACAGGTGCTTCTTGCAGAGCGTTGGCGTTCAGAAAATTTTGTAAATGATTTGTCTTCTTATCCTAGAGTGACCAATATTGTGTATATGGGAATGGGTGAACCTCTTGATAATATAGATAATGTGTTAGAAAGTACCACAATATTTTGTGATCCCCTTGCACTCAACTTTTCGCCCAATAAGGTTACAATCAGCACTGTCGGGCTTCTTCCTCAACTACAAAAAGTTCTTAATTATTCTAAAGTTGCGTTGGCATTGTCTTTGCATTCTCCTTTTGATGAGGAAAGAAGTAAAATTATGCCGGTTAATCTTAAGAGTCCCATAACCGAAGTTATTTCTGTATTAAAAGACTTTTCACAAAAATTCCCAAAAAGAAAATTTATGATTCAATACACATTACTACGTGGAATTAATGATACAACGGCGCACGCTCAAGCATTGATCGCATTGCTCACTGGCATATCTGTAAAAATCAATTTGATTCCATTAAATGAGCACACAGGCGCTTCATTTCGCCGCCCTGATTTAGGCAGAGTGTATGCTTTTCAAACCGAGCTTAAAAAAGCGGGTATGGTGGCTACAGTGCGTTTGTCAAAGGGAAGAGACATTCAAGCAGCGTGTGGTCAATTAATCAAAGATAAAATGGCAAAGGAATGA
- a CDS encoding KH domain-containing protein codes for MRELIEFVAKSLVDNSDKVEINEINGTQTNVIELRVAKEDVGKIIGKSGRTADAIRTILNCGAAKQNKRYILHIIDE; via the coding sequence ATGCGAGAATTGATTGAATTTGTTGCAAAATCTCTTGTTGATAATTCGGATAAAGTTGAAATCAATGAAATTAATGGAACCCAAACAAATGTGATAGAATTGCGTGTCGCCAAAGAAGATGTCGGTAAAATTATAGGAAAAAGTGGCAGAACTGCAGATGCAATTCGCACGATTTTAAATTGCGGCGCAGCAAAACAAAATAAAAGATATATTCTTCATATAATTGATGAATAA
- a CDS encoding glycerol kinase GlpK — protein sequence MTDFILSIDEGTTGIQSSLFSMNNFSMYGNNKIEFPQIYPKPGLVEHNPNDIWETTLKSIKNCLDLAVLQNHEFLVNKIAAIGITNQRETCLAWNKKTGEIAGNAIVWQDRRTAEFCDALKRNENIRKKILSKTGLVCDPYFSASKMHWMLEHYPKTKQWSLMGDLALGTIDCYIIWKLTDGVSFFTDHTNASRTMLYNLHTGQYDDELLELFSIPLQALPKIQPSIGYLGATKNVHYLPDGIPITGNLGDQQSALFGQNCVQLGEAKITFGTGAFLLMNTGEKIVEADNGLITTVAYSTKVKRIFALEGSAFIAGAAVQFLRDNFGWIKNSAESAELAIGYPRDEDVLFVPSLAGLGAPFWNPNAKGVLFGLTRGSQQSQIIRAVLESIVMQNVQLLRLMEQVSEHKITRVGVDGGASQNDFLMQLQSDILQTILVRPANIESTSLGAARAASIGILNEDVSFTKAEIGKEFCPIMPEAIANANLCRWLQAVECVNNFYK from the coding sequence ATGACAGATTTTATCCTTTCTATTGACGAAGGAACAACAGGAATACAATCTTCTTTATTTAGTATGAATAATTTTAGCATGTATGGAAATAACAAAATTGAGTTTCCCCAAATTTATCCGAAACCAGGATTAGTTGAGCATAATCCAAACGATATTTGGGAAACGACATTAAAGTCAATTAAAAATTGTCTTGATCTCGCAGTTTTACAAAACCATGAATTTTTAGTTAATAAAATAGCTGCTATTGGTATTACAAATCAACGCGAAACATGTTTAGCATGGAATAAAAAAACCGGCGAAATTGCAGGGAATGCGATTGTTTGGCAAGATAGAAGAACCGCAGAGTTTTGCGACGCATTAAAGCGAAACGAAAATATTAGAAAAAAAATTTTAAGCAAAACAGGATTGGTCTGTGATCCCTATTTTAGTGCTTCCAAAATGCACTGGATGCTCGAACATTATCCAAAAACAAAGCAATGGTCATTAATGGGTGATCTTGCATTGGGAACAATAGATTGTTACATTATTTGGAAGTTAACAGACGGCGTATCCTTTTTTACTGATCATACAAATGCAAGCCGTACAATGTTATACAACTTACACACTGGTCAATATGATGATGAACTTTTAGAGTTATTTTCTATTCCTCTTCAAGCTTTGCCTAAAATACAACCAAGCATTGGTTACTTAGGCGCAACAAAAAATGTGCATTATTTGCCAGATGGCATTCCAATTACTGGCAATTTAGGCGATCAGCAGTCTGCATTATTTGGGCAAAATTGTGTGCAATTGGGTGAAGCAAAAATTACGTTTGGCACAGGCGCATTCTTGTTGATGAATACTGGTGAAAAAATTGTTGAAGCCGATAATGGTTTAATTACAACCGTTGCCTATAGCACAAAAGTAAAAAGAATTTTTGCGCTAGAAGGTTCTGCTTTTATTGCGGGTGCCGCAGTACAGTTTTTACGAGATAATTTTGGTTGGATTAAGAATTCTGCAGAAAGTGCAGAACTTGCAATAGGCTATCCAAGAGATGAAGATGTGCTATTTGTGCCATCATTAGCAGGGCTAGGAGCGCCTTTTTGGAATCCAAATGCAAAAGGTGTGTTGTTTGGATTGACGCGGGGTTCACAACAATCTCAAATTATTCGTGCTGTTTTAGAAAGTATTGTCATGCAAAATGTGCAGCTACTCAGGCTTATGGAGCAAGTCAGTGAACATAAAATTACGCGTGTTGGTGTTGATGGTGGTGCATCGCAAAATGATTTTTTAATGCAGCTACAATCTGATATTTTACAAACAATTCTTGTAAGACCAGCAAATATTGAATCAACATCATTGGGCGCCGCAAGAGCTGCGAGTATTGGAATTTTAAATGAAGACGTTTCTTTTACTAAAGCGGAAATCGGTAAAGAGTTTTGCCCAATCATGCCCGAAGCCATTGCCAATGCAAATTTGTGTCGATGGCTTCAAGCGGTAGAGTGTGTGAATAATTTTTATAAGTAA
- a CDS encoding glycoside hydrolase family 3 N-terminal domain-containing protein, which translates to MRSKTQQIVPKKFQDYFYSLPTIEQAGFFLWPSLASDDISIKEKELFKIIKPSGCILFKRNFQTLSKSRQLITNLKKYIAKKKSNYRMPFIVSIDEEGGRVSRLPLPFPRGKPALEFADNDDLIGLEGQLLHQIFIAKSLGVNCILSPVADILSEPNNPVIGDRCFGRDAQTVTKFASFANHVLMQENIFSCAKHFPGHGNTKTDSHKELSVSDVSLEQLKQREWIPFQKLIQDNIPFIISAHVIVPSLDPKNPATLSKTILTKYLRNDLNFKGIILSDDLRMNAIAEHYNLKRKIESSITESSDVSSHEEDNFLKLASIDALWAGCDILLSCQSITREAKIAYAIAEKMENDKIFHKLMLEKAWNIFLNLTKKQN; encoded by the coding sequence GTGAGATCAAAGACACAACAAATTGTTCCAAAAAAATTTCAAGATTATTTTTATTCATTACCAACTATTGAGCAAGCTGGATTTTTTTTATGGCCATCACTCGCTAGTGATGACATTAGTATAAAAGAAAAAGAATTATTTAAAATCATCAAGCCATCAGGATGCATTCTGTTTAAAAGAAATTTTCAGACCCTTTCTAAATCTAGGCAACTCATTACAAATTTAAAAAAATATATTGCAAAAAAAAAATCAAATTATCGCATGCCATTTATAGTTTCTATTGATGAAGAAGGAGGAAGAGTTTCTCGCTTACCGTTACCTTTTCCTAGAGGAAAACCAGCACTTGAATTTGCAGATAATGATGATTTAATAGGACTTGAAGGACAACTTTTACACCAAATTTTTATTGCAAAAAGTCTTGGAGTTAATTGTATTCTTAGTCCTGTCGCAGATATCCTGTCAGAACCAAATAATCCTGTAATTGGAGATCGATGCTTTGGTAGAGATGCGCAAACAGTAACTAAGTTTGCAAGTTTTGCAAATCATGTTTTAATGCAAGAAAATATTTTTTCTTGTGCAAAGCATTTTCCAGGACACGGTAACACCAAAACAGATTCCCACAAAGAACTCAGTGTGAGTGATGTTAGCCTAGAACAATTAAAACAACGAGAGTGGATACCATTTCAAAAACTCATTCAAGACAATATTCCTTTTATTATAAGCGCGCACGTTATTGTTCCAAGTTTAGACCCAAAAAATCCTGCCACATTAAGCAAAACTATTTTAACAAAATATCTTAGAAATGATTTAAATTTTAAAGGCATAATTTTAAGTGATGACTTGCGAATGAATGCAATCGCTGAGCATTATAATTTAAAAAGAAAAATTGAATCATCTATTACTGAAAGCTCTGACGTTTCAAGTCATGAAGAGGATAACTTTTTAAAATTGGCTTCAATAGATGCTCTTTGGGCTGGATGTGATATTTTATTAAGTTGCCAAAGTATCACTCGAGAAGCAAAAATTGCATATGCTATTGCTGAAAAAATGGAAAATGATAAAATTTTCCATAAATTGATGTTGGAGAAAGCGTGGAATATTTTTTTGAATTTAACAAAAAAACAAAACTAG